GGCCGATGATGCCCCCACGCCGCCCACGCGCAGGCCGTCCACCTCGGCCACCTCGCCATCCAGCAACTGCTGATACGGACGCTGGCGAAAGAACGTCGCCTGCTCCCGCGCGGTGCCAAAGGTGTCGTGGTTGCCCGCCACGCCCACCACCCAGCGGAACCAGGCTCCAAAAGCGTCCCAGACGGTCCGGACGTCACCAGAGGCACCCCGCACCCGCGCGGTGTCATCGGAGTACAGGTCCCCCGCCAGCACGACACCGGTGTGCTCTGGAGGCGGGAGCACCCCCTCGGCGCCCAGGGAGGCGAGGCCATCCGCCAGGACTTCTCCGAGCAAGGCCACCTCGCCTCCCAGCGAGGCACGAGGCGCCACCCCCTGCAGGTCCGACGTCACCACCAGGGCATCCACCCCCGGTGGCAACGTGTCGACCTTCCCATGCAGGAGGGGCAGGTTTCGTGTCTCGACTCCACCTCGGGGGGCCGCCGAGAGGTGGGGCCATTCATGCAACGGCTTCGGGTCCAGCGTCAGGATTCGCATGGCGCCCAGGGTCGCCACCGGGCGAAGCATCCTGACAGCCGCGGTGCTCCTCGCGCCGCGGTCAGAACAGGCGCAGCAGGGCCAGCGAAATCTCCGTGGCGGAGGAGCGGACGCCGCTCAGGAGGCACTGGGCCACGCCAGGAACGGAGGAGACCTCCACCGTCTTGATGGCGAGCGCGTTCTGGTAGCGACCGCTGGACACGCGGCCCAGGATGGTCACCATCGACGTTCCCACGGGCCGCACATCCACGCCGTTGATGAACTCGATGGTGCTCTGGGTGCCGTCGTTCCAGGTAATGACATTCTGGGTCGGGGCGCTCGCGAGCAGACAGCTCACCGTGCTGGTCCCGGTGATGGTGAAGATACCGGAAGCCAGACCGGGGTCCGTCGAATCCACACAGGACGACACCCGGCCCGTGCCCGTCACGTCCACCATGCGGGGGAAGAACGCGATGGCGGGCGCATAGATTTGATTCTGATTGCCCTGCGTGCACTCCACCAGCGTCGCCTGCGGCGGGGGTGGGGGAACCTGCGCGGCCGCCGTCCCCGGGACGACAGCGAACGCCAGCATGGCGGCAAAGCCACTCACGCAATTGAAAACAGAGAATGAGGACTTGAGAGACAGACGCTTCATTGGAAACCTCCTGCCCATCGGGGGAGGCGCCAAGATTGAGAGGGGACCTCAATGCAGCCATTGCCTCGGAGAGCCGGTCCCCGTCAGCCGCTTGCCAGTCCTCTCGGCGGTCTCTCAGAAATTGCAAACATCCCGTCGGGCGCGGAGCCTCCCCGGATGGAGGAGGCCCCCGCGTCCTACGTCAGTTCGCGTTCAGCCATTCGCGCAGCTTCGTGGTGGTCAGCTCGATGGCGCCCCGGGCCGCGGGCGTCTGCGCCAGCGCGTTGAGCATGACGAAGTCATGGTGCGTCCCCAGGAAGCGCACCTGGGTGACGTTGACGCCCGCCTCGGACAGCTTCGCGGCGTAGGCCTCGCCCTCGTCGCGCAGCACGTCGTTCTCATCGGTGATGACCAGCGCTTGCGGCAGGCCCTTGAGCTGGTCGAGCGACGCCCGCAGCGGAGACACGTGCGGGTCCGCGCGTTTGGCCGCCTCCGGGAGATAGGCATCCCAGAACCACTTCATGGCCTTGCGCGTGAGCCAGGGGCCCTCGGCGAACTCCTGGTAGGAGCCGTTGTCGAAGTTGGCATCGGTGACGGGATAGAAGAGCACCTGGAAGCGGAGGGGCGGACCGCCGCGCTCCTTCGCGAGCATGCTGACCACGGTCGCCATGTTGCCGCCGACGCTGTCCCCCACGATGCCCATGCGCCGCGCATCCACCTTGAATTCGTCCGCGTGCTCCGCCACGTACTTCGTCGCGGCATAGGCCTCTTCGATGGCCACCGGGAAGCGGTTCTCCGGCGAGCGGCTGTAGTCCACGAAGACAGCGGCCACGTTCGCGCCCTTCACCAGCTCCCGCACCAGGCGCTCATGCGTCTTGGAATCGCCCATCACCCAGCCCGCACCGTGGATGAACATCACCACGGGCAGGCGCTCCTTGCTGCCCTTCGGCCGGAAGAGCAGCGTCCGGACGGAGCCCTTGGGCCCCACGGGCAGCTTGCGCTCCTCGACGTCCGCCTCGGGCATCGACACTGGAATGGATTGCGCCTTCAGCAGGACGTCCCGCGCCTGGTCTGGCGTCAGCGTGTACAGCGGCGGGCTGCCCGAGGCCGCCAGGTCCGAGACGAACTTCTGGGTCGATGGCTCCAGCTTCATGCGCTTTGACTCCTTCGATGGACGTCCACGGACGGACGCAGTCGGAAAGGTGCCAACCGGCGCGGGGACGGCAGCAACCCACCAGCCGAGGACCCGCCGAAGCGTCCAGCGCCCGGGCCCGGAGCGCGGGAGGCGGCGGCCGCCTGACAGCCCGGAGGCGAACAGAGGCGAGGCTTGCCGCTCGCGCAGGCCCGCCGTGCTCGCGTTAGACTCACGGGAAGTCACCCACAGGGGAGCGACGGATGAACCGATTCGCGCTACGGGACCTCACGAACCGCCTCGATGCCCAATCGCAGTGCGAGGACATCGTCCGCATCCTCTCCACTCAGGAGTTTCCCTGGGACATCGAGCAGGCGCTCAGCTTCGCCCTGTTCCGAACCTACGCGGTTCCCAGCATTGGCGTGCTCCTGCACGAGACCGGCGAATTCAACCAGCGCACCCAGAAGCGCTACGACGACACCGTGCTCATCCTCGACACCATCCTCGAGCACGGCATGTCCAGCCCGCAGGGCCGGAGCGCCTTCCGGCGGATGAACCAGATGCACGGCGCCTATGACATCTCCAACGATGACATGCGCTACGTGCTCTCCACGTTCGTGGTGATGCCGGTGCGCTGGCTCGCGGACTTCGGCTGGCGCGCCCTCACCCCACACGAGGTGACGGCCTGGGCGAACTACTACCGCGCCGTGGGCCGCCACATGGGCATCCAGGACATCCCGGAGACGTACGCCGCCTTCGCCAGCTTCCTGGATGCGTACGAGGCGGAGCACTTCGCCTTCGACGCGCGCGGCAGGGCCGTGGCGGACGCCACGCTGGAGCTGCTCACCACCTTCCCTCCGACGAACCTCGCGCCCAAGCGGCTGGTCCACCTGTTCGCGCGCACGCTGATGGAAGACGCGCTGCTCGACGCGTTCCACTACCCCCGCCCGTCCAAGCTCAGCCGCACGGTGTTCCGCCTGGCGCTCAAGGCCCGCGGCACCTTCGTGCGCCATGCGCTGTCACCGCGCGAGACGCCGCTCCACGGCCGGCAGCGCC
This genomic window from Myxococcus hansupus contains:
- a CDS encoding alpha/beta hydrolase produces the protein MKLEPSTQKFVSDLAASGSPPLYTLTPDQARDVLLKAQSIPVSMPEADVEERKLPVGPKGSVRTLLFRPKGSKERLPVVMFIHGAGWVMGDSKTHERLVRELVKGANVAAVFVDYSRSPENRFPVAIEEAYAATKYVAEHADEFKVDARRMGIVGDSVGGNMATVVSMLAKERGGPPLRFQVLFYPVTDANFDNGSYQEFAEGPWLTRKAMKWFWDAYLPEAAKRADPHVSPLRASLDQLKGLPQALVITDENDVLRDEGEAYAAKLSEAGVNVTQVRFLGTHHDFVMLNALAQTPAARGAIELTTTKLREWLNAN
- a CDS encoding oxygenase MpaB family protein, translating into MNRFALRDLTNRLDAQSQCEDIVRILSTQEFPWDIEQALSFALFRTYAVPSIGVLLHETGEFNQRTQKRYDDTVLILDTILEHGMSSPQGRSAFRRMNQMHGAYDISNDDMRYVLSTFVVMPVRWLADFGWRALTPHEVTAWANYYRAVGRHMGIQDIPETYAAFASFLDAYEAEHFAFDARGRAVADATLELLTTFPPTNLAPKRLVHLFARTLMEDALLDAFHYPRPSKLSRTVFRLALKARGTFVRHALSPRETPLHGRQRPNIRSYPQGYAVESLGTFPKTCPVKHATGTAPAAQGGACPVTAARGVSARGGGDA